DNA sequence from the Nocardioides jiangxiensis genome:
CATGAAGTTCACGAGGCGAACGAAGTACTCAGTCATGGTTTTCCCTCCCAGGAATTAGAGCCGGACCCCTCGGTCCGACTTCCGGTTCTGCCGGCCCACCTCCCTTGCGGGCCTGACGAGTTGAACTCTGTCACGACGTGGCGAGCGTCACTATCGGGCGTTGCGTCGGACCGTAGTAGTCCTTTCGGGCCATCCTGCGGGTGGTCGATCCGGCAGCCGCGCGAGCCGACCGGCGAGCCCCCCGCGCGGACGGGCCACGGGCACCCCCGGCGTCCGCACCGGGAACGCCGAAGGGGGTCGTGGGCAGCTGCCCACGACCCCCTCCGGGGAGCGTGCGGTCAGGCGGTGAGCAGGCTCATCCGCATGGCCGTGACCAGCGCCTGGGCGCGGTTGGTCGCGCCGAGCTTCTGGTAGATGCGCGCGATGTGGGTCTTGGCGGTCGACTCCGACACGTAGAGCTGGCCGGCGATCGCCGCGGTACCCATGCCGTCGGCGAGGAGGTCGAGCACCTCCTGCTCGCGGGCCGAGAGGCGCGGGCGCTGGGCCGTCTGTGTGGCCCGACGCATCATGGCCGCCGCCAGCGAGGAGCACAGGAACGTGCGTGGAGCGACCACGGCGTGCCGGGCGGCCCCCAGGACCTCCGACGACGGCGAGTCCTTGCCCACGAAGCCGGACGCGCCGGCCTCCATGGCGGCGAAGACGTGGTCGTCGCCGGCGTGCATGGTGAGCACCACGAGACCGGTCCTGTCGTCGTTCTGGCGGATCGAGCGGACGATGTCCAGGCCGGTGCCGTCCGGCAGCTGCAGGTCCGTCACGATGACGTCGGGCCGCAGGGCGTCGTAGGCGGCGAGGGCCTGGCTGACGGTGCCCGCCTGGCCGACGATCTCCATCTGCGGGTCGCGCTCGAAGGCGCGTGCCAGTCCCTGTCGGATCAGCTCGTGGTCGTCCACGAGCAGGACACGGGTCTTCGGTGCGTCGGTGTGGATGTTCATGATGCGAGTTCCTCCCTCTCGCCCGGCCCCTCCAGCCGGGTCATGTCCCCGAGGGCGACCAGGAGCTCTGCTCCGGGTCCGTCCTCGCGGTTGTGCAGCTGCAGGCCCGCGCCGATGCGGCGAGCCCGTTCCTTCATGATCCGCACGCCGTGCGAGTCGTCCCGGCCGGTCTGCAGGCCGCGGCCGTCGTCAGCGACCCGGACAGAGGCGTCCGGGGCCTGGACGACGACCTCGACCGTGATCCGGCGGGCGTCCGCGTGGCGTGCGGCGTTGTTCATCCCTTCCTGGGCGATGCGGAGCAGCTCCGCCTCGACCTCCGGCCGT
Encoded proteins:
- a CDS encoding response regulator transcription factor → MNIHTDAPKTRVLLVDDHELIRQGLARAFERDPQMEIVGQAGTVSQALAAYDALRPDVIVTDLQLPDGTGLDIVRSIRQNDDRTGLVVLTMHAGDDHVFAAMEAGASGFVGKDSPSSEVLGAARHAVVAPRTFLCSSLAAAMMRRATQTAQRPRLSAREQEVLDLLADGMGTAAIAGQLYVSESTAKTHIARIYQKLGATNRAQALVTAMRMSLLTA